A portion of the Ardenticatenales bacterium genome contains these proteins:
- a CDS encoding Hsp70 family protein — MDIIGMDFGTTNSGMAVFDGQAVHVLPLDPVNNNPRVARTALYITNEQQITTGRAAINEYFERNMGRASKLQRVWVGEIEVRGGDMYYVDDLYIWMDVLSPGRLFLSMKTGLRDIHYTGTIVGPHFYTLEDLISLYLYVTRLRAEKLLGRPLRQVVLGRPVHFSLEPQQDALAQDRLLTAAFRAGYDRVYLQYEPVAAAYSYAAQLDAPQTALVFDFGGGTLDITVMRLGGSEKPRVLATGGIPIAGDVFDQRLSRARLPRHFGERSLYGPRHKPMPVPAWIYDVFSDWQEMIVLQRPENRQIIETILQTSRNPGEIQALLSLVNGNYGLRMFDEVEKTKRTLSEKIGAMIRLQGDDFNVFELVTRSDFEEIIRREILAIEQHLDSTIAASGLRPEQIDAVIRTGGSAEIPVFQRMLGRKLGADKLRHIDTFSSVTAGLGIVAHHLEQGEIDLRAYTSADVGAVGTDAAESRVPEVNVRLLQRRLQAQELGAGVADSGTEQALVLLGGEGLVQAFPWSPPEASVPLAQIGWKAWLPPRAASLLPLDAPLLAVTNRYRFLLTTARQLLDLQALDLTMRDLYYFVKDETVCGVADWGRMKESPLLLIVTSLGVARGYEMSVLAGSIEGPVPLQFDDPPAGLPTFVMGAGRDEDLLVVTDTGRATRLPLPLLPNVGGLVFNRLPEELLVGAVCVRGDEKVLLATAEGYGRRLVGESVPASTRLKTRGKSIISRKEVRGLVRLSASEEAWLLTTERLVRVTAATLPLADSTRSYRLAQLRPGEVGVGLVRWG; from the coding sequence CCCGGTCAACAACAACCCCCGCGTTGCCCGCACCGCCCTCTATATCACCAACGAACAGCAAATAACGACTGGGCGCGCCGCCATAAACGAGTATTTCGAGCGCAACATGGGGCGTGCCAGTAAATTGCAGCGTGTGTGGGTGGGCGAGATCGAAGTACGCGGCGGCGACATGTACTACGTGGATGATTTATACATCTGGATGGACGTCCTCTCCCCCGGACGGTTGTTTCTCTCCATGAAAACAGGGCTACGCGACATCCACTACACCGGAACCATTGTTGGTCCCCACTTTTACACGCTGGAAGACCTCATCTCCCTGTATCTATATGTTACCCGCTTGCGCGCGGAGAAGCTGCTGGGGCGGCCTTTGCGCCAGGTTGTATTGGGGCGGCCCGTTCACTTCTCTCTGGAACCGCAGCAGGATGCCCTGGCGCAGGATCGGCTGCTGACCGCTGCTTTTCGCGCCGGCTACGACCGGGTCTACCTGCAATATGAGCCTGTCGCCGCCGCCTACAGTTACGCTGCGCAGTTGGATGCCCCGCAGACCGCCCTTGTGTTCGACTTTGGCGGCGGCACACTGGACATCACCGTGATGCGCCTGGGCGGCAGCGAAAAACCGCGCGTGTTGGCAACAGGCGGTATCCCCATCGCCGGCGATGTGTTTGACCAGCGGCTCTCCCGCGCGCGGCTGCCGCGCCACTTTGGCGAGCGCAGCCTCTACGGTCCGCGCCACAAGCCCATGCCCGTGCCCGCCTGGATTTATGATGTTTTTTCCGACTGGCAGGAGATGATCGTGCTGCAACGTCCCGAAAATCGCCAGATTATCGAAACGATTCTGCAAACCTCGCGCAATCCCGGCGAAATCCAGGCGTTATTGAGTCTGGTCAATGGCAACTATGGTCTGCGTATGTTTGACGAAGTGGAAAAGACCAAGCGCACGCTCTCGGAAAAGATCGGAGCCATGATCCGCCTGCAAGGGGACGACTTCAACGTATTTGAACTGGTCACGCGCAGCGATTTCGAGGAAATCATTCGCCGCGAAATTCTGGCGATTGAACAACATCTGGACAGCACGATTGCGGCTTCTGGGCTGCGACCGGAACAGATTGATGCCGTAATACGCACGGGTGGGTCGGCGGAGATCCCCGTTTTTCAGCGGATGCTGGGGCGGAAGTTGGGTGCGGACAAGCTGCGTCACATTGACACCTTCAGCAGCGTGACGGCGGGCCTGGGCATCGTGGCCCATCATCTGGAGCAGGGGGAGATTGACCTGCGCGCCTACACGTCGGCGGATGTGGGCGCGGTGGGTACGGATGCGGCGGAGTCGCGCGTGCCGGAAGTAAATGTGCGCCTGCTACAGCGCCGTCTACAGGCGCAAGAACTGGGGGCGGGCGTCGCTGATTCGGGGACGGAACAGGCACTGGTGCTGTTGGGCGGCGAAGGGCTGGTGCAGGCTTTTCCCTGGTCGCCGCCAGAGGCGTCCGTGCCGCTGGCGCAGATTGGTTGGAAGGCCTGGCTGCCACCACGGGCTGCCAGTTTGCTGCCGCTGGATGCGCCGCTGTTGGCGGTGACGAACCGGTATCGCTTTTTGTTAACGACGGCGCGGCAGTTGTTGGATTTGCAGGCGCTGGACCTGACCATGCGTGATCTGTACTATTTTGTGAAGGATGAGACGGTTTGCGGGGTGGCGGATTGGGGGCGCATGAAGGAGTCGCCGCTGCTGTTGATTGTGACTTCGCTGGGCGTGGCGCGGGGGTATGAGATGAGTGTGCTGGCGGGGAGTATTGAGGGGCCTGTGCCGTTGCAGTTTGATGATCCGCCGGCGGGCCTGCCTACGTTTGTGATGGGGGCGGGGCGGGATGAGGATTTGTTGGTGGTGACGGATACGGGGCGGGCGACGCGGTTGCCGCTGCCGCTGCTGCCGAATGTGGGGGGACTGGTGTTTAATCGTTTGCCGGAGGAGTTGTTGGTGGGTGCTGTATGTGTGCGCGGGGATGAGAAGGTGTTGCTGGCGACGGCGGAGGGGTATGGGCGGCGGTTGGTGGGGGAGAGTGTGCCGGCATCTACCCGCCTCAAAACCCGTGGCAAGAGCATCATCTCGCGCAAAGAAGTACGTGGATTGGTGCGCCTGTCGGCATCAGAGGAAGCCTGGCTGCTGACCACGGAGCGCCTGGTGCGCGTGACCGCCGCGACGCTGCCGCTGGCAGATTCCACGCGCAGTTATCGCCTGGCGCAACTACGTCCGGGGGAAGTAGGGGTAGGGTTGGTGCGTTGGGGATAA